In the genome of Pseudopipra pipra isolate bDixPip1 chromosome 4, bDixPip1.hap1, whole genome shotgun sequence, one region contains:
- the TLR3 gene encoding toll-like receptor 3 isoform X1, whose protein sequence is MVFVGPGTRAVAGCFQTEGDKASDKIMGSAILWWSGLSVRLLFVCWLCASVGKQCQIRNEMADCSHLKLTQIPLDLPDNITSLDISHNQLRQLGPANLTKYSQLVYLNAGYNSISKLQPELCQNVPLLQILKLEHNELFKLPDRVFASCTNLTELNLGYNRLNIKNYPFQPLENLNILDLSHNSLKSANLGLEQQLKNLHELMLGSNQITELKKDDFGFLSNTSLNSLDLSSNPLKEFHTGCLHTIGNLFGLILNNVELGENRTKKLCTELSNTAIQNLSLSYVKLSYVRKSTFQGLQGTNLTILNLSQNSLSVIEDDSFQWLSSLQYLNLKHNNIHVSSRSFYGLSSLKHLNLMNSLTEKIEDFSFRWLYHLEYLIMDNNNFPGITANMFTGLNNLKYLSLCNCNINLQRITNKTFSSLGNSSLQVLNLTKTRISTIESGAFSSLGHLKILDLGLNEISQQLTGHEFKGLYNIQDIYLSYNKNLTLRSESFIFVPSLRKLMLRKVGCSNLALSPSPFHPLQNLTVLDISNNNIANIKEDLFDGLDKLDILDLQHNNLARLWKHANPDGPVLFLKNLPNLQILNLKSNGLDEIPVQVFKGLFQLKHLDLGSNNLNLLPATLFDDQASLNSLNLQKNLITSVEEEVFGPPFKSLRKLEMDSNPFDCTCESIAWFADWLNMTQIDIPGLRSQYICNTPPKYHGSLVLYFDSSACKDSAPFKLLFVISTTIVMLLIFIVLTIHFEGWRIAFYWNILVNRILGFKEFDRQQEEFYYDAYVIHAREDKNWVSKNFISLEKNNHFEIRFCLEERDFEAGLSEFEATINSIKMSRKIIFVVTEHLLQDPWCKKFKVYHALQQAIEQSRDSIILIFLDDIQDFKLYHALHLRRGMFRSCCILNWPAQRERVSAFHQQLVMALKSNSKVH, encoded by the exons ATGGTTTTCGTGGGCCCAGGAACTCGTGCAGTGGCAGGATGCTTCCAGACTGAGGGGGATAAAGCCTCAG ATAAAATAATGGGAAGTGCTATCCTTTGGTGGAGCGGCTTATCTGTCAGACTCTTGTTTGTCTGCTGGCTGTGTGCATCAGTTGGAAAGCAATGTCAGATCCGAAATGAAATGGCTGACTGCAGTCACCTAAAGCTGACTCAAATTCCCTTGGATCTTCCAGACAATATAACAAGTTTGGACATTTCTCATAATCAGCTAAGACAGCTAGGTCCTGCAAATCTGACCAAGTACAGCCAACTGGTTTACCTGAATGCAGGCTACAACAGCATCTCTAAACTGCAACCAGAATTGTGCCAAAATGTGCCCCTGTTGCAGATTCTGAAGTTAGAACATAATGAATTGTTTAAGCTCCCTGACAGAGTCTTTGCTTCCTGCACCAACCTGACTGAACTCAACCTAGGATACAACAGactaaatataaaaaattatccTTTCCAACCCCTGGAG AACTTGAATATTTTGGACCTATCTCATAATTCTTTGAAGTCGGCCAATTTAGGATTGGAGCAACAGTTGAAGAACCTTCATGAGCTCATGTTGGGTAGTAACCAAatcactgaattaaaaaaagatgaCTTTGGTTTTCTTAGCAACACCTCATTGAATAGCCTTGATTTGTCATCAAATCCACTGAAAGAG tTTCATACGGGATGTTTACATACAATTGGAAATCTGTTTGGCCTCATACTGAACAATGTTGAACTTGGTGAAAATCGCACAAAGAAACTTTGTACAGAATTATCAAACACAGCGATTCAGAACCTCTCACTCAGCTACGTGAAACTTTCATACGTTCGCAAGTCAACTTTCCAGGGACTGCAAGGAACAAATCTTACAATTTTAAACCTTTCCCAAAATTCTCTGTCTGTGATAGAAGATGACTCATTTCAGTGGCTTTCAAGTTTACAATATTTAAATCTGAAGCATAATAATATTCATGTATCTTCACGTTCATTTTATGGATTATCCAGCCTTAAACATCTGAATCTCATGAATTCACTTACTGAGAAAATAGAAGATTTTTCCTTTCGTTGGTTATACCACCTGGAGTACCTTATAATGGATAATAACAATTTTCCAGGAATTACTGCTAATATGTTTACAGGTCTGAACAACCTGAAATACCTGAGTCTCTGTAACTGCAACATAAACTTACAAAGAATAactaataaaacattttcatcaCTTGGTAATTCCAGTTTGCAGGTTCTCAACCTCACAAAAACCAGAATCTCTACAATAGAAAGTGGGGCATTTTCTTCCTTGGGACATCTGAAAATTCTTGATCTTGGTCTCAATGAAATTAGTCAACAGCTCACAGGTCATGAGTTTAAAGGTCTCTATAATATACAAGATATTTATCTTTCCTATAATAAAAACTTGACTTTGCGAAGTGAATCATTCATTTTTGTCCCAAGCCTTAGGAAACTGATGCTAAGGAAGGTAGGTTGCAGTAATCTGGCACTTTCTCCTTCGCCTTTTCATCCTCTACAAAACCTGACTGTCCTGGACATCAGCAATAACAACATAGCAAACATAAAAGAAGATTTGTTTGATGGACTTGACAAACTTGACATACTGGATTTGCAGCACAATAATTTAGCTCGACTTTGGAAACATGCAAATCCAGATGGccctgttctttttttaaaaaatcttccCAATTTGCaaattcttaatttaaaatcaaatggGCTTGATGAAATTCCAGTTCAAGTTTTCAAGGGTCTGTTTCAATTAAAACACTTGGATTTAGGATCGAATAATTTGAATTTGCTTCCAGCAACTCTGTTTGATGACCAAGCCTCTCTGAATTCATTGAACCTTCAGAAAAATCTGATAACCTCAGTTGAAGAAGAAGTATTTGGCCCACCTTTCAAGAGCTTGAGAAAACTAGAGATGGATTCCAATCCCTTTGATTGTACCTGTGAAAGCATCGCTTGGTTTGCTGATTGGCTTAATATGACCCAAATAGATATACCTGGACTACGGTCTCAATACATTTGCAACACCCCACCTAAATATCATGGTAGTCTGGTTTTGTATTTTGATAGCTCAGCCTGCAAAGACAGTGCCCCatttaaacttctttttgtGATCTCTACCACTATTGTGATGCTACTCATTTTTATTGTCCTAACCATCCATTTTGAAGGGTGGAGAATAGCTTTCTACTGGAATATTTTAGTAAATCGAATACTTGGTTTTAAAGAATTCGACAGACAACAGGAAGAGTTTTATTATGATGCCTACGTTATTCATGCAAGAGAGGACAAGAACTGGGTGTCtaaaaatttcatttctctggaaaaaaataaccactTTGAAATTAGGTTTTGTTTAGAAGAACGGGACTTTGAAGCAGGCTTATCTGAATTTGAAGCCACAATTAACAGTATAAAAATGAGCAGGAAGATTATTTTTGTTGTGACTGAACACCTCTTACAGGATCCCTGGTGTAAAAA ATTCAAGGTGTATCATGCGCTTCAGCAAGCTATTGAGCAAAGTCGGGACTCCATCATACTGATCTTTCTTGATGATATCCAAGATTTCAAGTTGTATCATGCACTTCACCTGAGAAGAGGAATGTTCAGATCTTGCTGCATCTTGAACTGGCCAGCCCAGAGAGAACGAGTCAGTGCATTTCATCAGCAATTAGTGATGGCACTTAAATCTAATAGTAAAGTGCACTGA
- the TLR3 gene encoding toll-like receptor 3 isoform X2: MGSAILWWSGLSVRLLFVCWLCASVGKQCQIRNEMADCSHLKLTQIPLDLPDNITSLDISHNQLRQLGPANLTKYSQLVYLNAGYNSISKLQPELCQNVPLLQILKLEHNELFKLPDRVFASCTNLTELNLGYNRLNIKNYPFQPLENLNILDLSHNSLKSANLGLEQQLKNLHELMLGSNQITELKKDDFGFLSNTSLNSLDLSSNPLKEFHTGCLHTIGNLFGLILNNVELGENRTKKLCTELSNTAIQNLSLSYVKLSYVRKSTFQGLQGTNLTILNLSQNSLSVIEDDSFQWLSSLQYLNLKHNNIHVSSRSFYGLSSLKHLNLMNSLTEKIEDFSFRWLYHLEYLIMDNNNFPGITANMFTGLNNLKYLSLCNCNINLQRITNKTFSSLGNSSLQVLNLTKTRISTIESGAFSSLGHLKILDLGLNEISQQLTGHEFKGLYNIQDIYLSYNKNLTLRSESFIFVPSLRKLMLRKVGCSNLALSPSPFHPLQNLTVLDISNNNIANIKEDLFDGLDKLDILDLQHNNLARLWKHANPDGPVLFLKNLPNLQILNLKSNGLDEIPVQVFKGLFQLKHLDLGSNNLNLLPATLFDDQASLNSLNLQKNLITSVEEEVFGPPFKSLRKLEMDSNPFDCTCESIAWFADWLNMTQIDIPGLRSQYICNTPPKYHGSLVLYFDSSACKDSAPFKLLFVISTTIVMLLIFIVLTIHFEGWRIAFYWNILVNRILGFKEFDRQQEEFYYDAYVIHAREDKNWVSKNFISLEKNNHFEIRFCLEERDFEAGLSEFEATINSIKMSRKIIFVVTEHLLQDPWCKKFKVYHALQQAIEQSRDSIILIFLDDIQDFKLYHALHLRRGMFRSCCILNWPAQRERVSAFHQQLVMALKSNSKVH, encoded by the exons ATGGGAAGTGCTATCCTTTGGTGGAGCGGCTTATCTGTCAGACTCTTGTTTGTCTGCTGGCTGTGTGCATCAGTTGGAAAGCAATGTCAGATCCGAAATGAAATGGCTGACTGCAGTCACCTAAAGCTGACTCAAATTCCCTTGGATCTTCCAGACAATATAACAAGTTTGGACATTTCTCATAATCAGCTAAGACAGCTAGGTCCTGCAAATCTGACCAAGTACAGCCAACTGGTTTACCTGAATGCAGGCTACAACAGCATCTCTAAACTGCAACCAGAATTGTGCCAAAATGTGCCCCTGTTGCAGATTCTGAAGTTAGAACATAATGAATTGTTTAAGCTCCCTGACAGAGTCTTTGCTTCCTGCACCAACCTGACTGAACTCAACCTAGGATACAACAGactaaatataaaaaattatccTTTCCAACCCCTGGAG AACTTGAATATTTTGGACCTATCTCATAATTCTTTGAAGTCGGCCAATTTAGGATTGGAGCAACAGTTGAAGAACCTTCATGAGCTCATGTTGGGTAGTAACCAAatcactgaattaaaaaaagatgaCTTTGGTTTTCTTAGCAACACCTCATTGAATAGCCTTGATTTGTCATCAAATCCACTGAAAGAG tTTCATACGGGATGTTTACATACAATTGGAAATCTGTTTGGCCTCATACTGAACAATGTTGAACTTGGTGAAAATCGCACAAAGAAACTTTGTACAGAATTATCAAACACAGCGATTCAGAACCTCTCACTCAGCTACGTGAAACTTTCATACGTTCGCAAGTCAACTTTCCAGGGACTGCAAGGAACAAATCTTACAATTTTAAACCTTTCCCAAAATTCTCTGTCTGTGATAGAAGATGACTCATTTCAGTGGCTTTCAAGTTTACAATATTTAAATCTGAAGCATAATAATATTCATGTATCTTCACGTTCATTTTATGGATTATCCAGCCTTAAACATCTGAATCTCATGAATTCACTTACTGAGAAAATAGAAGATTTTTCCTTTCGTTGGTTATACCACCTGGAGTACCTTATAATGGATAATAACAATTTTCCAGGAATTACTGCTAATATGTTTACAGGTCTGAACAACCTGAAATACCTGAGTCTCTGTAACTGCAACATAAACTTACAAAGAATAactaataaaacattttcatcaCTTGGTAATTCCAGTTTGCAGGTTCTCAACCTCACAAAAACCAGAATCTCTACAATAGAAAGTGGGGCATTTTCTTCCTTGGGACATCTGAAAATTCTTGATCTTGGTCTCAATGAAATTAGTCAACAGCTCACAGGTCATGAGTTTAAAGGTCTCTATAATATACAAGATATTTATCTTTCCTATAATAAAAACTTGACTTTGCGAAGTGAATCATTCATTTTTGTCCCAAGCCTTAGGAAACTGATGCTAAGGAAGGTAGGTTGCAGTAATCTGGCACTTTCTCCTTCGCCTTTTCATCCTCTACAAAACCTGACTGTCCTGGACATCAGCAATAACAACATAGCAAACATAAAAGAAGATTTGTTTGATGGACTTGACAAACTTGACATACTGGATTTGCAGCACAATAATTTAGCTCGACTTTGGAAACATGCAAATCCAGATGGccctgttctttttttaaaaaatcttccCAATTTGCaaattcttaatttaaaatcaaatggGCTTGATGAAATTCCAGTTCAAGTTTTCAAGGGTCTGTTTCAATTAAAACACTTGGATTTAGGATCGAATAATTTGAATTTGCTTCCAGCAACTCTGTTTGATGACCAAGCCTCTCTGAATTCATTGAACCTTCAGAAAAATCTGATAACCTCAGTTGAAGAAGAAGTATTTGGCCCACCTTTCAAGAGCTTGAGAAAACTAGAGATGGATTCCAATCCCTTTGATTGTACCTGTGAAAGCATCGCTTGGTTTGCTGATTGGCTTAATATGACCCAAATAGATATACCTGGACTACGGTCTCAATACATTTGCAACACCCCACCTAAATATCATGGTAGTCTGGTTTTGTATTTTGATAGCTCAGCCTGCAAAGACAGTGCCCCatttaaacttctttttgtGATCTCTACCACTATTGTGATGCTACTCATTTTTATTGTCCTAACCATCCATTTTGAAGGGTGGAGAATAGCTTTCTACTGGAATATTTTAGTAAATCGAATACTTGGTTTTAAAGAATTCGACAGACAACAGGAAGAGTTTTATTATGATGCCTACGTTATTCATGCAAGAGAGGACAAGAACTGGGTGTCtaaaaatttcatttctctggaaaaaaataaccactTTGAAATTAGGTTTTGTTTAGAAGAACGGGACTTTGAAGCAGGCTTATCTGAATTTGAAGCCACAATTAACAGTATAAAAATGAGCAGGAAGATTATTTTTGTTGTGACTGAACACCTCTTACAGGATCCCTGGTGTAAAAA ATTCAAGGTGTATCATGCGCTTCAGCAAGCTATTGAGCAAAGTCGGGACTCCATCATACTGATCTTTCTTGATGATATCCAAGATTTCAAGTTGTATCATGCACTTCACCTGAGAAGAGGAATGTTCAGATCTTGCTGCATCTTGAACTGGCCAGCCCAGAGAGAACGAGTCAGTGCATTTCATCAGCAATTAGTGATGGCACTTAAATCTAATAGTAAAGTGCACTGA